One Amblyomma americanum isolate KBUSLIRL-KWMA unplaced genomic scaffold, ASM5285725v1 scaffold_12, whole genome shotgun sequence genomic region harbors:
- the LOC144111873 gene encoding uncharacterized protein LOC144111873, translating into MERLQKKQAALRQAIDRIITAATTLLQEPAVQSGELEEQFYLLVEQSEELKAVNESIEKRVDLQELNAELAAVSVFSEKISVTKTRIKRALRNQTSSEDRSTTPSVTGALPEPNSQSSVNTGIPTSQLPSATTKLPKLEIAKFSGDLRSWQRFWNQFESTIHKNEVLSAIAKFQYLTSYLTGKAAAAIEGLSLSNENYAVAIKTLTERFGKEDVIIEEHMSRLLGVRPVHNLHDTERLRTLYDEIQSGVRSLEALGVTSSTYGVLLLTGLRKSIPDQLCLEYCRKKATAKASPQDELQDFLDFLRIEVESRERAQYSSRQSQSTVLKPRDSSLKGKTPSAAVFAVKGRESQCSFCGAEDHLPQDCVVSVPLEMKKEIMAKERRCFKCAKRNHRATECRSAKWLKCAKCSARHATGVCELNRPTPSHARNVPAPLETTVQSSLQMAQTNSTPSVLLQTAQAWAEAKENRALVRILLDGGSQRTFVKEEVSRRLKLRVVGKERLAIHTFGTTKPSIKTCNRVELWLRSRHNDNIIRLEALEVPEISGDFLLPPDASATSLAADQGLQLADLAPGDHRQNTGVCILIGADRYWDVTTGKVKRVSDKLVAVETIFGWTLQGIVSKTTATTCLTTTTGVMRILVTTQQDNDVLSRQLKSFWELKHLGIVDREATNKEDEVLKNFQETVTYRDGRYQVALPWKHNASDLADNKGAAAQRLRSLTAKLLRSDDIMQAYDQALREYLVSGHAEEVNRNGGSNLTSYVERGSYLLSKRWVLSLPSSLAVFT; encoded by the exons ATGGAACGACTCCAGAAGAAGCAAGCCGCACTACGACAAGCGATCGACAGGATCATCACAGCAGCCACCACACTCCTACAAGAGCCTGCAGTCCAgagcggtgagctggaagaacaatTTTACCTCCTTGTCGAGCAATCAGAAGAACTTAAAGCAGTTAATGAGAGCATCGAGAAGAGGGTAGACCTGCAGGAACTCAACGCCGAATTGGCAGCCGTATCTGTCTTCAGTGAGAAAATCAGCGTCACGAAAACACGCATCAAAAGAGCCCTACGTAACCAAACCTCGAGCGAAGATAGATCGACAACTCCGTCAGTAACGGGGGCTCTTCCCGAGCCTAATTCGCAGTCTTCAGTGAACACCGGCATCCCCACGAGCCAGCTACCGTCAGCAACTACCAAACTTCCGAAGCTGGAAATCGCCAAGTTCAGCGGAGACTTGCGATCATGGCAGAGATTTTGGAATCAGTTCGAATCAACAATTCACAAGAATGAAGTTCTTTCAGCAATCGCTAAATTCCAGTACTTGACGAGTTACCTCACAGGAAAGGCGGCCGCGGCTATCGAAGGGCTATCCCTAAGCAATGAAAACTACGCAGTAGCGATCAAGACCCTGACAGAAAGATTCGGGAAAGAAGACGTCATAATCGAAGAACACATGTCACGGTTGCTCGGTGTTCGCCCGGTACACAACCTCCACGACACGGAAAGGCTTAGGACCCTTTATGATGAAATCCAGTCGGGAGTCCGAAGCCTCGAGGCACTGGGAGTGACGTCGAGTACGTACGgcgtgctgttgctgactggctTAAGGAAAAGCATTCCTGATCAGCTGTGCCTTGAATACTGCCGGAAGAAAGCTACCGCTAAAGCCAGTCCCCAAGACGAACTCCAGGATTTCCTAGATTTCTTAAGAATAGAAGTGGAGAGCAGAGAACGAGCACAGTACAGCAGCCGCCAGTCGCAGAGCACTGTTCTCAAACCGAGGGATTCAAGCCTAAAGGGAAAGACGCCTTCCGCAGCAGTCTTCGCTGTAAAAGGCAGAGAGTCGCAGTGCTCATTTTGTGGTGCAGAAGATCACCTTCCGCAGGACTGTGTGGTCAGCGTTCCgctagaaatgaagaaggaaatcATGGCCAAAGAGAGAAGGTGCTTCAAATGCGCGAAAAGGAACCATCGGGCAACCGAATGCCGATCAGCCAAGTGGCTTAAGTGCGCGAAATGCTCCGCCCGGCACGCTACAGGCGTCTGCGAGTTAAACAGGCCGACACCATCTCATGCAAGAAACGTCCCTGCACCTCTTGAGACTACCGTGCAGTCATCTTTACAGATGGCACAGACGAACTCCACTCCGAGCGTGCTCCTGCAGACAGCACAAGCCTGGGCAGAAGCGAAAGAGAATCGCGCCTTGGTTAGAATACTGCTCGACGGTGGCAGCCAACGAACTTTCGTAAAAGAAGAAGTTTCCCGGCGTCTTAAGCTTCGAGTGGTGGGCAAAGAACGTCTCGCCATTCACACCTTTGGGACCACGAAGCCAAGCATCAAAACGTGCAACAGAGTCGAGTTATGGCTACGAAGCCGGCATAACGACAACATAATTCGACTCGAGGCCCTCGAGGTTCCTGAGATTTCCGGGGACTTTCTACTACCACCGGACGCCTCCGCTACCAGCCTGGCTGCAGACCAAGGGCTCCAGCTCGCTGATCTGGCTCCTGGCGACCATCGACAGAACACCGGCGTCTGTATCTTGATTGGCGCTGACCGATACTGGGACGTCACCACCGGAAAAGTCAAGCGTGTCAGCGACAAGCTCGTTGCCGTGGAGACCATCTTTGGGTGGACATTACAAGGTATAGTTTCTAAAACAACGGCGACGACGTGTTTGACGACAACCACCGGAGTCATGCGCATCTTGGTGACCACCCAACAGGACAACGACGTCCTATCCAGACAGCTGAAATCATTTTGGGAGCTGAAACACCTTGGGATAGTCGACAGAGAAGCCACAAACAAGGAAGACGAAGTTCTTAAAAACTTCCAagaaaccgtcacttacagagatGGTCGTTATCAGGTGGCCCTGCCCTGGAAGCATAATGCGTCAGATTTAGCTGACAATAAAGGGGCAGCTGCGCAGAGGCTTCGGTCATTAACGGCCAAGCTGCTGAGAAGTGACGACATCATGCAAGCTTACGACCAAGCGCTGCGAGAATACCTGGTTTCCGGACACGCCGAGGAGGTCAACAGAAATG GTGGCTCCAACCTTACCAGCTACGTTGAGCGGGGTTCCTACTTGCTCTCGAAGCGGTGGGTTCTCAGCCTGCCGTCATCTCTGGCGGTGTTCACGTAA